From one Brachypodium distachyon strain Bd21 chromosome 4, Brachypodium_distachyon_v3.0, whole genome shotgun sequence genomic stretch:
- the LOC100826266 gene encoding putative pentatricopeptide repeat-containing protein At1g10330: MWTGSPYSCARLEHLLQNHFSCPRRLLQVHALLLTSGAFSASHAPAAAFPYNCLIHAHLRLSSTSSPPGAPLRLFSAMLAAGAHPNGHTFPSLLRSASASGATTTALHAQCLRRGLAADRFVACSLVRSYGRAGDLPCDAGKVFDEMRSPDLASCNAMLDVLFLARDLATARDFFERMAVRDVVSWTTLISGLSRNGCHWDAVEAFRGLLVHNKGWLGEATLVSVLSACANLDGAEGLVVGMAVHAYVVRHQVDLTAFLGTALVDTYGKYGKMDCCKRAFQAVLEKEVCTWNALLSALANHGKETETLVKFNMMIVGGFLPNQITFLSILTGCARAGLVEIGLYWFEAMVTEYKVTPVMSHYGCVVDLLGRAGRFIEAIEIIERMPFPPDASVWGALLGACKLHGNVELVAEIERKLVALGPQQSDRYVAIRNIYLEDGNWYAAIRMGQMMHEAGIKKTAGQSSVVFHSTAIP, encoded by the coding sequence ATGTGGACGGGCTCCCCGTACTCCTGCGCCCGCCTCGAGCACCTCCTCCAGAACCACTTCTCCTGTCCTCGCCGACTCCTCCAGGtccacgccctcctcctcacctCCGGCGCGTTCTCCGCCTCCcacgcccccgccgccgcctttccATACAACTGCCTCATCCACGCCCACCTCCGCCTCTCCTCCACATCTTCTCCGCCAGGCGCCCCGCTCCGCCTCTTCTCAGCcatgctcgccgccggcgcgcacCCCAACGGCCACACGTTCCCTTCCCTCCTCAggtccgcctccgcctccggcgcaACCACCACGGCCCTCCACGCGCAGTGCCTCCGCCGGGGCCTCGCGGCCGACCGCTTCGTCGCCTGCTCGCTCGTCAGATCCTATGGCCGAGCTGGCGATCTCCCGTGTGACGCAGGCAaggtgttcgatgaaatgAGGAGTCCCGATCTGGCCTCCTGTAATGCCATGCTTGACGTGCTGTTCCTTGCCAGGGATCTGGCCACGGCTAGAGACTTCTTTGAGCGGATGGCGGTGAGGGATGTGGTGTCGTGGACCACGCTAATCTCTGGTTTATCGAGGAATGGGTGCCACTGGGATGCTGTGGAGGCTTTTAGGGGATTGTTGGTGCACAATAAGGGATGGCTCGGGGAGGCTACGTTGGTCAGCGTGCTCTCTGCTTGTGCTAACTTGGATGGCGCTGAGGGGCTTGTGGTGGGGATGGCTGTGCATGCTTATGTTGTTCGGCATCAGGTTGACCTCACAGCTTTCTTGGGCACGGCACTGGTTGACACTTATGGAAAGTACGGGAAGATGGACTGTTGTAAGAGAGCTTTTCAGGCCGTACTGGAGAAGGAGGTATGTACGTGGAATGCACTGCTGTCTGCATTGGCTAACCATGGGAAGGAAACTGAAACGTTGGTTAAGTTTAACATGATGATTGTTGGAGGGTTCTTGCCGAATCAGATTACATTTCTTTCTATACTGACAGGTTGTGCTAGAGCAGGATTGGTGGAGATTGGGTTATACTGGTTTGAGGCGATGGTCACTGAATACAAGGTGACTCCGGTGATGAGCCATTATGGATGTGTTGTGGACCTCTTAGGACGTGCTGGCCGTTTCATTGAGGCCATTGAGATTATAGAGAGGATGCCATTTCCCCCTGATGCTTCTGTATGGGGTGCACTTCTTGGTGCTTGCAAGCTCCATGGAAATGTAGAGCTTGTTGCTGAGATTGAGCGGAAACTAGTGGCTCTTGGTCCTCAGCAATCCGATCGGTATGTGGCTATTAGGAATATTTATCTAGAAGATGGGAACTGGTATGCTGCTATAAGAATGGGCCAGATGATGCATGAGGCTGGAATCAAGAAGACAGCTGGGCAAAGTAGTGTTGTTTTTCACAGCACTGCCATTCCTTGA